The following are encoded in a window of Corynebacterium marinum DSM 44953 genomic DNA:
- a CDS encoding TetR/AcrR family transcriptional regulator codes for MYDADHTGPDENSTVAGVVEVAIEQFSEHGFIEARLDTIAKISGMSKRMIHYHFGDKKGLYHRCLVEALQRITPAGDELILDSTIPVEGVSKLVDVVYLRMVNHPESIRLLVTESLHKVLNIGELANLNSQAEISLHLDRLLMLGQDAGAFRPGISAEDLFYLIGALAFYRVTNRDLMANMLDLDPTSEANTEGIHRLTVDAALSFLTANIPDSGHDSYLKIDRAGDHEPQSALEIYDPEEFE; via the coding sequence ATGTACGACGCCGACCACACCGGCCCCGACGAGAACAGCACCGTCGCCGGTGTCGTCGAAGTCGCGATCGAGCAGTTCTCCGAGCACGGCTTCATCGAGGCCCGGCTGGACACCATCGCGAAGATCTCCGGCATGTCGAAACGGATGATCCACTACCACTTCGGCGACAAGAAGGGCCTCTACCACCGCTGCCTGGTCGAGGCTTTGCAGCGGATCACCCCGGCAGGCGATGAACTCATCCTCGACTCCACCATCCCCGTGGAGGGGGTGAGCAAGCTCGTCGACGTCGTGTACCTCCGCATGGTCAACCATCCGGAGTCCATCAGGCTGCTGGTGACGGAGAGCCTGCACAAGGTTCTCAACATCGGGGAACTGGCCAACCTGAACAGCCAGGCGGAAATCTCGCTCCACCTCGACCGGCTGCTCATGCTGGGCCAGGACGCCGGCGCCTTCCGCCCGGGCATCTCCGCGGAGGACCTCTTCTACCTGATCGGCGCGCTGGCCTTCTACCGGGTGACCAACCGGGACCTGATGGCCAACATGCTGGACCTGGACCCGACCAGCGAGGCGAACACCGAAGGCATCCACCGGCTGACGGTCGACGCCGCCCTGTCGTTCCTCACCGCCAACATCCCGGACAGCGGGCACGACAGCTACCTGAAGATCGACCGCGCGGGCGACCATGAGCCGCAGTCGGCACTGGAGATCTACGACCCGGAAGAGTTCGAGTAG
- a CDS encoding rhodanese-like domain-containing protein, with the protein MTAPTTTITSLEAADLKAHLANGEQPIIIDVRTPAEFESMHIRGAYNVPLSMLAEHTSEFASRFEDGVVLVCQSGIRAEEARERLASAGLETASVLAGGTAAFADAGGDVVRGKRRWAMDRQVRMVAGSLVLAGFVGSRVVSRPVGYLSAAVGAGLTWSALSDSCAMASALSKMPWNQASVTPTLASTVQDIPVATGNVTLP; encoded by the coding sequence ATGACGGCCCCCACCACCACGATCACCTCCCTCGAAGCAGCAGATCTCAAGGCACACCTGGCCAACGGCGAGCAGCCGATCATCATCGACGTCCGCACCCCCGCCGAGTTCGAGTCCATGCACATCCGCGGCGCCTACAACGTCCCGCTGTCCATGCTCGCCGAGCACACCTCGGAATTCGCCTCCCGCTTCGAGGACGGCGTGGTCCTGGTCTGCCAGTCCGGCATCCGCGCCGAAGAGGCGCGCGAGCGTCTCGCCTCCGCGGGTCTGGAGACCGCCAGCGTGCTGGCCGGCGGCACCGCCGCCTTCGCGGACGCAGGCGGCGACGTCGTGCGCGGCAAGCGGCGCTGGGCCATGGACCGCCAGGTCCGCATGGTCGCAGGTTCGCTGGTGCTCGCCGGTTTCGTCGGCTCCCGCGTGGTCTCCCGCCCCGTCGGTTACCTCTCGGCCGCCGTCGGTGCCGGCCTGACCTGGTCCGCGCTCAGCGACTCCTGCGCCATGGCCTCCGCCCTGTCGAAGATGCCGTGGAACCAGGCCTCGGTGACCCCGACCCTGGCGTCCACCGTCCAGGACATCCCGGTCGCCACCGGCAACGTCACCCTCCCCTAA
- a CDS encoding malate dehydrogenase: MSQNPVKITVTGAAGNIAYSLLWRIAAGDVYGPDTPVELSLLEIPAAVGGAEGVAMELNDSAFPLLRGITVTDKAETAFEGANAAFLVGAKPRAKGEERADLLKNNGGIFGPQGAAINGHAADDIRVVVVGNPANTNALIAQQSAPDVPADRFTALMRLDHNRTLSQLAEKLGVLTTDFENVAVWGNHSAAQFPDLTFATVKGEPVMEKLDRDWYVDEFIPRVARRGAEIIEVRGRSSAASAAAAAVDHMRDWIRGTDRWVSVALPSDGSYGIDEGLVAGFPVVSRNGSWEIVRGLELDDFQRGMIAKNVDELKAERHAVADLLN; encoded by the coding sequence ATGTCCCAGAACCCCGTCAAGATTACGGTGACCGGTGCCGCCGGAAACATCGCCTACTCCCTCCTGTGGCGTATCGCCGCGGGCGACGTGTACGGCCCCGACACGCCCGTCGAGCTGAGCCTGCTGGAGATCCCCGCCGCCGTCGGCGGGGCGGAGGGCGTGGCGATGGAGCTCAACGACTCCGCGTTCCCGCTGCTGCGCGGCATCACAGTCACCGACAAAGCCGAGACGGCCTTCGAGGGGGCGAACGCCGCATTCCTCGTCGGCGCCAAGCCCCGCGCCAAGGGTGAGGAGCGCGCGGACCTGCTCAAGAACAACGGCGGCATCTTCGGTCCGCAGGGCGCGGCGATCAACGGCCACGCCGCGGACGACATCCGCGTGGTCGTCGTCGGCAACCCGGCCAACACCAACGCCCTCATTGCGCAGCAGTCCGCCCCGGATGTGCCCGCCGACCGTTTCACCGCGCTCATGCGGCTGGACCACAACCGGACGCTGTCCCAGCTGGCGGAGAAGCTCGGGGTCCTCACCACCGACTTCGAGAACGTCGCGGTGTGGGGCAACCACTCTGCGGCCCAGTTCCCGGACCTCACCTTCGCCACGGTCAAGGGCGAGCCGGTGATGGAGAAGCTCGACCGGGACTGGTACGTCGACGAGTTCATCCCGCGCGTGGCCCGGCGCGGCGCGGAGATCATCGAGGTCCGGGGCAGGTCCTCCGCCGCCTCCGCGGCCGCCGCCGCCGTCGACCACATGCGCGACTGGATCCGGGGCACCGACCGGTGGGTCTCCGTCGCCCTGCCCTCCGACGGCTCCTACGGCATCGACGAGGGGCTGGTCGCCGGATTCCCGGTGGTCTCCCGCAACGGTTCCTGGGAAATCGTCCGGGGACTGGAGCTCGACGACTTCCAGCGCGGAATGATCGCGAAGAACGTCGATGAGCTCAAGGCGGAACGCCACGCCGTGGCGGACCTCTTGAACTAG
- a CDS encoding sulfite exporter TauE/SafE family protein has product MSITLIVVVLLAIVVGLSLGLLGGGGSILTVPLLTYVAGMDPKEAIAASLFVVGTTSVVSTFAHARKGNVQWRTGLIFGAASMAGAFLGGLAGGFIPGVVLMIAFALMMIATAGAMLRGRKKASGTGEKKSLPLGKIILEGLVVGLVTGLVGAGGGFLVVPALALLGGLAMPVAVGTSLLVISMKSFAGLAGYLTSVSLDWPLVLSVTAAALVGALIGARLTSVVPEQALRKGFGVFVLVMGVFVLSQELPQPWGLVVAGVAAVLAAGYFATRRRARAKSATSTENPVSV; this is encoded by the coding sequence ATGAGCATCACTCTCATCGTGGTCGTCCTGCTCGCTATCGTGGTCGGGCTCAGCCTCGGGCTGCTCGGCGGCGGCGGCTCCATCCTCACCGTCCCCCTGCTGACCTACGTCGCGGGGATGGACCCGAAGGAAGCCATCGCAGCCTCGCTGTTCGTCGTGGGCACCACCTCCGTGGTGAGCACCTTCGCCCACGCGCGCAAGGGCAACGTGCAGTGGCGCACCGGACTGATCTTCGGCGCGGCCAGCATGGCCGGAGCCTTCCTCGGTGGCCTGGCCGGCGGATTCATCCCGGGAGTGGTCCTCATGATCGCGTTCGCCCTGATGATGATCGCCACCGCCGGGGCCATGCTCCGCGGCCGGAAGAAAGCGTCCGGCACGGGAGAGAAGAAGTCGCTCCCCCTGGGCAAGATCATCCTCGAGGGCCTGGTCGTGGGCCTGGTCACCGGCCTGGTCGGCGCCGGCGGCGGTTTCCTCGTGGTCCCCGCCCTGGCGCTGCTCGGCGGGCTGGCCATGCCGGTCGCGGTGGGCACCTCTCTGCTGGTCATCTCCATGAAGTCCTTCGCGGGGCTGGCCGGCTACCTGACCTCCGTCAGCCTGGACTGGCCGCTGGTCCTGTCCGTCACCGCCGCCGCCCTGGTCGGCGCGCTCATCGGCGCGCGGCTCACCTCGGTGGTCCCGGAGCAGGCGCTGCGCAAGGGCTTCGGCGTGTTCGTCCTGGTGATGGGCGTGTTCGTCCTCTCCCAGGAACTCCCCCAGCCCTGGGGACTGGTGGTCGCCGGAGTCGCCGCGGTCCTCGCGGCCGGTTACTTCGCCACCCGACGCCGCGCCCGCGCCAAGAGCGCCACGAGCACGGAGAACCCGGTCAGCGTCTGA
- a CDS encoding MBL fold metallo-hydrolase, translating to MLLHRFYDEDLAQASYFIGCQAQNTAVVVDPRRDITDYLELAEHHGMTITGVTETHIHADYLSGTRELAAATGAEIYVSGEGDEDWQYGFDGTRLHDGDTIKIGNITIEAKHTPGHTPEHLSFLVTDGAFADTPGYLLSGDFVFSGDLGRPDLLDEAAGGVDTRFGGAKQIFRSLKEVFLALPDHVQVYPAHGAGSACGKALGALPSTTVGYERSYAWWAPYLANDDEQGFVDELLDGQPDAHAYFGRMKRQNKTGPAVLGYPLAPLPELKGGDIADEVRSGGKIIVDTRHHSEVHDGTVEGAVNVPGIDKAASYIAWVFDPESDTADLVVLAEDQEKAEDFRNHFIRVGVDETVGYVTSFEGLPTTSPEVLAQDKLEGFSYDMLLDLRNKTEHADGHIPGSVQLSGGRVLWNLDQLPDADATIVTYCQSGVRNSVAGSALRRKGYNIVELEDSYLGWLDHTNK from the coding sequence ATGCTGCTGCACCGCTTCTACGACGAAGACCTCGCCCAGGCCAGCTACTTCATCGGCTGCCAGGCACAGAACACCGCCGTCGTCGTCGACCCCCGCCGCGACATCACCGACTACCTCGAGCTGGCCGAGCACCACGGGATGACCATCACCGGCGTCACCGAAACCCACATCCACGCCGACTACCTCTCCGGCACCCGGGAACTGGCCGCGGCCACCGGCGCCGAGATCTACGTCTCCGGCGAGGGCGACGAGGACTGGCAGTACGGCTTCGACGGCACCCGCCTGCACGACGGCGACACCATCAAGATCGGCAACATCACCATCGAGGCCAAGCACACCCCCGGCCACACCCCGGAGCACCTGTCCTTCCTGGTCACCGACGGTGCTTTCGCCGACACCCCCGGATACCTGCTCTCCGGCGACTTCGTCTTCTCCGGCGATCTCGGACGCCCCGACCTGCTCGACGAGGCCGCCGGCGGCGTCGACACCCGCTTCGGCGGCGCGAAGCAGATCTTCCGGAGCCTCAAGGAGGTCTTCCTGGCGCTGCCCGACCACGTTCAGGTCTACCCGGCCCACGGCGCGGGTTCCGCCTGCGGCAAGGCGCTCGGCGCCCTGCCGTCGACCACCGTCGGCTACGAGCGCTCCTACGCCTGGTGGGCCCCCTACCTCGCCAACGACGACGAGCAGGGCTTCGTCGACGAACTGCTCGACGGCCAGCCCGACGCCCACGCCTACTTCGGGCGGATGAAGCGCCAGAACAAGACCGGCCCGGCCGTCCTCGGCTACCCGCTGGCCCCGCTGCCCGAGCTGAAGGGCGGCGACATCGCGGACGAGGTCCGCTCCGGCGGAAAGATCATCGTCGACACCCGCCACCACTCCGAGGTCCACGATGGCACCGTCGAAGGTGCGGTCAACGTCCCCGGAATCGACAAGGCCGCCAGCTACATCGCCTGGGTCTTCGACCCGGAGTCCGATACCGCCGATCTGGTCGTCCTCGCCGAGGACCAGGAGAAGGCCGAGGACTTCCGCAACCACTTCATCCGCGTCGGCGTCGACGAGACCGTCGGTTACGTCACCTCCTTCGAGGGCCTGCCGACCACCTCTCCGGAGGTCCTCGCCCAGGACAAGCTCGAGGGCTTCAGCTACGACATGCTGCTCGACCTGCGCAACAAGACCGAGCACGCCGACGGCCACATCCCCGGGTCCGTCCAGCTCTCCGGCGGCCGCGTCCTGTGGAACCTCGACCAGCTGCCCGACGCCGACGCCACCATCGTCACCTACTGCCAGTCCGGCGTCCGCAACTCCGTCGCAGGCTCCGCGCTGCGCCGCAAGGGCTACAACATCGTCGAGCTCGAGGACTCCTACCTCGGCTGGCTCGACCACACCAACAAGTAA